From Enterococcus wangshanyuanii, the proteins below share one genomic window:
- a CDS encoding HK97 gp10 family phage protein — MSKPGYSTHSNAKKVIENFKKMTPLAEAQGIMLVNDSLAKIYQLIVPITPIKTGDLRRGYRIVKARKLSSGRIVGALVNNEKYFKYINDGHRTKNGGYVKGRFMLQKAQNLANMTYIPRRFKQMAIVIAKKG, encoded by the coding sequence ATGAGTAAGCCGGGTTACAGCACACACTCGAATGCTAAAAAAGTGATTGAAAACTTTAAGAAGATGACTCCTTTAGCTGAAGCTCAGGGGATTATGCTAGTAAATGATTCGTTGGCTAAGATTTATCAATTGATTGTGCCGATCACACCTATTAAAACAGGAGATTTGCGCCGCGGTTATCGTATTGTCAAAGCACGAAAATTATCAAGCGGTCGAATCGTAGGTGCTTTAGTAAACAACGAAAAATATTTTAAATATATCAATGATGGTCATCGTACGAAAAACGGCGGATATGTCAAAGGTCGATTCATGCTACAGAAGGCTCAAAACCTTGCAAATATGACTTACATTCCACGCCGCTTTAAACAGATGGCCATTGTTATTGCTAAGAAAGGATAG